A genomic window from Algoriphagus sp. Y33 includes:
- a CDS encoding ABC transporter ATP-binding protein — translation MKTYFRLLAFAKPIEKFAIPYLVFTVLGVIFNTLNLAMLAPLLSTLFNTEGTGASATTKPENWTDVFGYLNYYAQQANLHYGPLGALQLVCGVIILSVLLGNLFRYFSERVMENMRIHTLLNLRKRVFDNVMNLHVGYFSNQRKGDIISKISSDVQVVQFSVTATLQVIFKEPLQLIAYIFMLFAISYKLTVFSLLVIPVSAFFIAKIVKRLKAQATQAQHLYGVMISYLDEALSGIKIIKAFNATELIKDKFHNENVKYSRLGKKMAKRQQLSSPVSEFLGVTMVTGIVLYGGSLIINNQSELSPSDFIAYIALFSQVMRPAKALTNSFSTIHSGLAAGERVLELIDEKPEIEDVPNAMELTGFKEKIEITNLSFSYPGRAVLDDINLVIPKGKTVALVGPSGGGKSTLMDLLPRFIEPQQGTISIDGHDIRKVTMDSLRGMMGLVNQESILFNDTIYNNIAFGNPAASVEEVEAAAKIANAHEFILETENGYQSNMGDRGLKLSGGQKQRICIARAVLKNPPIMLLDEATSALDTESEKLVQDALNNLMKNRTSLVIAHRLSTIQNADIIIVLEGGKIIEQGNHQELIEQDGLYSRLVNMQQFSEIE, via the coding sequence ATGAAGACTTATTTCAGGTTATTGGCATTTGCCAAACCCATAGAAAAATTTGCCATTCCCTACCTTGTATTCACTGTACTGGGGGTGATATTCAATACGCTTAATCTTGCGATGCTTGCCCCGCTTCTTAGTACGCTTTTCAACACTGAAGGTACCGGGGCTTCTGCCACAACAAAGCCGGAAAACTGGACGGATGTTTTTGGGTACCTAAATTACTACGCGCAGCAGGCCAATTTGCATTACGGTCCGTTGGGAGCTTTGCAGTTGGTATGTGGAGTCATAATTTTGTCAGTTCTTCTTGGGAATCTTTTTAGGTATTTCTCAGAGCGGGTGATGGAGAATATGAGGATCCACACCTTGCTTAATTTGAGGAAGCGGGTGTTTGACAATGTCATGAATTTGCACGTGGGCTATTTTAGCAATCAGCGTAAAGGAGATATTATTTCCAAGATCTCTTCCGATGTCCAGGTGGTACAGTTTTCCGTCACGGCTACGCTTCAGGTGATTTTCAAGGAACCCTTACAGCTAATCGCCTATATATTTATGCTGTTTGCCATTTCTTATAAATTGACGGTATTTTCTCTGTTGGTAATTCCGGTATCTGCATTCTTCATTGCGAAAATAGTCAAGCGGCTTAAAGCTCAGGCTACCCAGGCACAGCATCTTTATGGCGTGATGATCAGTTACCTGGACGAAGCACTGTCGGGGATCAAGATCATTAAGGCCTTCAATGCTACCGAGCTGATCAAAGATAAATTCCACAATGAAAATGTGAAATATTCCCGGCTCGGAAAGAAGATGGCCAAGCGACAGCAGTTGAGCTCTCCCGTGTCGGAATTTCTCGGTGTCACCATGGTGACCGGAATTGTGCTTTATGGAGGTTCGTTGATCATCAATAACCAGTCTGAGCTTTCGCCTTCCGACTTTATCGCTTATATCGCATTATTTAGCCAGGTAATGCGCCCAGCCAAAGCGCTGACCAATTCCTTCAGTACAATTCATTCAGGATTGGCCGCGGGTGAGCGGGTTTTGGAGTTGATTGATGAAAAGCCGGAGATCGAAGATGTTCCAAATGCAATGGAATTGACCGGGTTTAAGGAAAAGATCGAAATCACAAATCTTTCATTCTCCTATCCCGGAAGGGCAGTGTTGGATGACATAAATCTGGTCATCCCCAAAGGTAAAACTGTAGCGCTCGTAGGACCATCAGGAGGAGGAAAATCCACGCTGATGGATTTGCTGCCCCGGTTTATTGAACCCCAGCAGGGAACGATCAGCATTGATGGTCACGATATCAGGAAAGTAACCATGGATTCGCTCCGTGGGATGATGGGTCTGGTGAATCAGGAATCCATCCTTTTCAACGATACCATTTATAATAACATAGCCTTTGGAAATCCTGCTGCAAGCGTGGAAGAGGTGGAAGCGGCGGCAAAAATCGCCAATGCCCATGAATTCATTTTGGAGACGGAGAATGGCTACCAGTCCAATATGGGCGACAGAGGCCTCAAGCTTTCAGGAGGGCAGAAACAGCGGATTTGTATCGCTAGGGCAGTGTTGAAAAATCCACCGATTATGCTCTTGGATGAAGCTACCTCTGCCTTGGATACAGAGTCCGAAAAGCTTGTACAGGATGCGTTGAATAATCTGATGAAAAACAGAACCTCGCTGGTGATCGCACACAGACTGAGTACAATACAGAATGCGGATATAATCATCGTGCTGGAAGGCGGTAAAATCATCGAGCAAGGCAACCATCAGGAACTTATTGAACAGGATGGGCTTTATAGCAGGTTGGTGAATATGCAGCAGTTTAGTGAGATAGAATAA
- a CDS encoding glycosyltransferase family 2 protein yields the protein MSIKKSVSIIIPNYNGVSLLEKYLPDTLRAIRYAHVPYEVIVVDDCSADTSVDFVRTTYPEVKLLVNDSNRGFSYTCNRGIRLAKMDLVMLLNSDVSLTGEYFSKLWRYFEDQDAFGVMSRIMNKDRKIEDAARLLAFSGLKFKATQFFYSNDLTKRTPTAYLSGANALICREKLMELDGFDEVFSPFYCEDVDLSFRAWRLGWKCYYEHEAICFHEVSTSIRRVKTKRAIQAAVYKNKFILHAIHLDGLPLRLWYCQLIIVEVFLRLLIGKFWIIKSLMAFYKSKDQIRVSKEKLRQQMAAKNSDCSLHDVKKIYFDPIRNRDSSFVRLK from the coding sequence ATGTCCATCAAGAAGAGTGTTTCCATCATAATACCCAATTACAATGGAGTTTCCCTACTTGAAAAATACCTCCCCGATACGCTTCGGGCGATCCGGTATGCCCATGTGCCGTATGAAGTAATAGTGGTGGACGATTGCTCTGCCGATACTTCAGTGGATTTTGTCAGAACTACTTATCCGGAGGTGAAGTTGCTGGTGAATGACTCAAATCGTGGGTTTTCCTATACTTGCAACCGGGGAATCCGGCTCGCTAAAATGGATCTGGTCATGTTGCTGAATTCAGATGTTTCCCTTACCGGGGAATATTTCTCTAAGCTTTGGCGTTATTTTGAAGATCAGGATGCGTTTGGGGTGATGTCAAGGATTATGAATAAGGATAGGAAAATTGAGGATGCTGCACGGTTGCTCGCTTTCAGCGGATTGAAGTTCAAGGCAACCCAATTTTTCTACAGTAACGATTTGACCAAAAGAACCCCCACAGCCTACCTTTCAGGGGCAAATGCATTGATTTGTAGGGAGAAATTAATGGAACTTGATGGTTTTGATGAAGTGTTTTCTCCTTTTTACTGTGAAGACGTAGATCTGAGCTTCAGGGCTTGGAGACTAGGCTGGAAGTGCTACTATGAACATGAAGCCATTTGCTTTCATGAAGTGTCTACGAGCATCCGTAGGGTGAAGACCAAAAGAGCGATCCAAGCAGCGGTGTACAAAAACAAATTTATCCTTCACGCCATTCATCTTGACGGGCTGCCGCTGAGACTCTGGTACTGTCAATTGATTATTGTAGAGGTGTTTTTACGTCTATTGATCGGGAAATTTTGGATTATAAAGTCCCTTATGGCGTTCTATAAAAGCAAGGATCAAATCCGGGTTTCCAAAGAAAAACTAAGACAGCAAATGGCTGCCAAGAATTCTGATTGTAGCCTCCATGATGTAAAAAAAATATACTTTGATCCAATCCGGAATAGGGATAGTAGTTTTGTGCGATTAAAATAG